From the genome of Lineus longissimus chromosome 8, tnLinLong1.2, whole genome shotgun sequence, one region includes:
- the LOC135492214 gene encoding uncharacterized protein LOC135492214: protein MFRSTKIVGQNVLRFCKHLPQNKHFSRVSSGLKHVKTLLVPSGLLLCAQPLTPTDDFKGNVFSKPCLTHKSLIQNATALTVDAVSSLLNQTVIALIDTEKEYQQALTSLIALTEYSLTVLDNERLQDQVWERMIEVRGVVNEKKKEKGDLNMIFDYTEKLMITAAETAFISGSEYTCTTASERLLSAKSQLEKIRKATDEVEAKLKEVEVKSIHVISQHSEEDQGEPKEKKAKTVTLES from the exons ATGTTCCGTTCAACGAAAATAGTTGGACAAAACGTGCTCcgattttgtaaacatttacCCCAAAATAAACATTTCAGTCGTGTTTCAAGTGGAttgaaacatgtcaaaacacttcTTGTACCCAGCGGTTTGCTTCTTTGTGCTCAACCCCTCACACCGACTGATGACTTCAAGGGGAATGTTTTT TCTAAACCATGTTTGACCCACAAAAGTCTCATCCAGAACGCTACTGCCTTGACTGTTGATGCTGTGTCTTCACTTCTCAACCAAACTGTGATAGCTCTTATTGATACTGAGAAGGAATATCAACAG GCATTGACGTCCCTGATTGCCCTCACCGAGTACAGCCTGACCGTCCTTGATAATGAACGACTGCAGGATCAGGTGTGGGAGAGAATGATCGAAGTTAGGGGCGTAgtcaatgaaaagaaaaaggaaaagggT GACTTGAATATGATATTCGACTACACTGAGAAATTGATGATCACAGCCGCAGAAACAGCATTTATTAGTG GTTcggagtatacatgtacaactgccAGCGAAAGACTCCTATCGGCCAAGTCACAGCTGGAGAAAATACGGAAAGCTACTGATGAAGTGGAGGCCAAGCTTAAGGAGGTCGAGGTGAAGAGCATCCATGTTATTTCCCAGCATAGCGAGGAGGACCAGGGCGAACCCAAGGAGAAGAAAGCAAAGACTGTGACACTTGAGTCATGA